The Bradyrhizobium oligotrophicum S58 genome contains the following window.
TCGGCCTCGGGACGATCCGCAAGCCGGTCATCGGCCTTGCCCTCGGCGGCGGTGCGGCGCGCGGTTTTGCCCATATCGGCGTGATCCGGACCCTGATGGCGCATGGCATCGTGCCCGACGTCGTGGTCGGCACGTCGATCGGCGCCGTGGTCGGCGGCGCCTATGCGGCCGGCCAGCTCGATACGCTGGAGGAATGGGCGCGCAGCCTGCAGATGCGCAACATCCTCGGCTATCTCGACATCCGCCTCAACGGTTCCGGCCTGATCGGCGGCGAGAAGCTCGCAGCCCAGCTCGAAGCCTCGCTCGGCCGCATCGCTATCGAGGAGCTGCCGATGAAGGTCGCGACGGTGGCGACCGAAATCCGCACCGGTCACGAGATCTGGCTGACCCATGGCAGCCTGGTCGACGCGATGCGCGCGTCCTACGCCCTGCCCGGCATTTTCGCGCCGGTGCTGATCGGCGATCGCTGGCTGGTGGACGGCGCCATGGTCAATCCGGTGCCGGTGTCGGCGGCGCGCGCGCTCGGCGCCGAGATCGTGATCGCCGCCAACCTGTCGAGCGACGTGTTCACGCATTCGACGACGATCTATTCGCATGGCCAGCCGGTCGAGGTGCCGGAGACGGTGATGGAGAGCTCGCCGCCCAAGCGCCGCTTCGGCAAGCTGTTCTCGCCGGAGCGCGCGGTGAAGCGGCAGTTCTTCGGCGGCGGCGGCCGGCCCGGCATTTCATCGGTGATGGTCGATGCCTTCAACATCATGCAGGACCGCATCACCCGCGCCCGGCTCGCCGGCGATCCGCCCGATCTCCTGATCTCGCCGCGGG
Protein-coding sequences here:
- a CDS encoding patatin-like phospholipase family protein, whose protein sequence is MLDILKGRRPSGTEGSDVGLGTIRKPVIGLALGGGAARGFAHIGVIRTLMAHGIVPDVVVGTSIGAVVGGAYAAGQLDTLEEWARSLQMRNILGYLDIRLNGSGLIGGEKLAAQLEASLGRIAIEELPMKVATVATEIRTGHEIWLTHGSLVDAMRASYALPGIFAPVLIGDRWLVDGAMVNPVPVSAARALGAEIVIAANLSSDVFTHSTTIYSHGQPVEVPETVMESSPPKRRFGKLFSPERAVKRQFFGGGGRPGISSVMVDAFNIMQDRITRARLAGDPPDLLISPRVGQIGWFDFHRASDLIAFGTRAAERALDSIQDAIGVATPTSGGTMPS